In the genome of Aspergillus luchuensis IFO 4308 DNA, chromosome 2, nearly complete sequence, one region contains:
- a CDS encoding mitochondrial 54S ribosomal protein uL2m (BUSCO:EOG09262X31;~COG:J;~EggNog:ENOG410PFKQ;~InterPro:IPR022669,IPR008991,IPR022666,IPR014726, IPR002171,IPR012340,IPR014722;~PFAM:PF03947,PF00181;~go_component: GO:0005840 - ribosome [Evidence IEA];~go_function: GO:0003735 - structural constituent of ribosome [Evidence IEA];~go_process: GO:0006412 - translation [Evidence IEA]): MLQTRLALTGLRLPFRTLSTAVSSRAYSTVVREQENPSADEPASSTFDPSIAFAPPPTRDDAGILLRSYTPRTPGIRHLRRPINDHLWKGRPVQKLTFPKRGQAKGGRNNSGRVTVRHRGGGHKRRIRMVDFARDAPGPHVVERIEHDPGRSAHIALVRSQETKKLSYILAAEGMRAGDVVHSYMSGIPEELWKSMGGTVDPGVLAARTAWRGNCLPLHMMPVGTLVFNVGLRPGQGGQLCRSAGTFATVIAKGIDIKAKRDHSDGQEGEAGAVEQKPLTQRERQRKERISQHVTIRLQSGEVRLIHKDCCATVGVASNPNHQYRQLGKAGRSRWLNIRPTVRGLAMNAAEHPHGGGRGKSKGNVDPKSPWGMPAKSGYKTRPKWKINKAVVHPRERNQGKRRRGYH; the protein is encoded by the exons ATGCTCCAGACTCGCTTGGCCCTTACGGGCCTTCGTCTTCCGTTTCGAACCTTGTCTACGGCCGTTTCGTCGCGGGCCTATTCGACTGTCGTTCGCGAGCAAGAGAATCCGTCCGCTGACGAGCCTGCAAGTTCGACCTTCGACCCCAGTATCGCCTTCgcccctccacccactcgTGATGACGCCGGTATCCTTCTACGCTCCTACACTCCACGAACTCCCGGTATCAGACATTTGCGCAGACCGATCAATGACCACCTGTGGAAAGGACGCCCGGTGCAGAAGTTGACCTTCCCCAAACGAGGTCAAGCCAAGGGTGGTCGTAACAACTCCGGTAGAGTGACTGTCCGCCATCGCGGTGGTGGCCACAAGCGTCGTATACGAATGGTTGATTTTGCGCGTGACGCTCCCGGTCCGCACGTGGTGGAACGTATCGAACATGACCCTGGTCGGAGTGCTCACATTGCTCTCGTCCGTAGCCAGGAGACCAAGAAACTCAGTTACATCCTGGCTGCGGAGGGCATGCGGGCTGGTGACGTTGTCCACAGTTACATGTCTGGTATCCCGGAGGAACTCTGGAAGAGCATGGGAGGTACTGTAGACCCTGGTGTCCTCGCTGCCAGAACCGCGTGGAGAGGAAACTGCCTGCCGCTGCACATGATGCCTGTTGGTACTCTGGTCTTCAACGTTGGCCTACGCCCTGGTCAGGGAGGCCAGCTCTGCCGTAGTGCCGGTACTTTTGCGACAGTTATCGCCAAGGGTATCGATATTAAGGCGAAGCGTGATCATTCGGACGGCCAAGAAGGCGAGGCCGGGGCCGTTGAGCAAAAGCCTCTCACGCAACGCGAGAGGCAAAGAAAGGAGCGCATTTCTCAACACGTCACCATCCGTCTTCAGAGTGGTGAAGTTCGTCTCATTCATAAGGACTGCTGCGCGACTGTTGGCGTCGCTAGCAACCCTAACCACCAGTACCGCCAGCTTGGTAAGGCTGGTCGCTCCCGTTGGCTCAACATTCGGCCTACTGTTCGTGGTCTCGCCATGAACGCCGCCGAACATCCCCACGGTGGTGGTCGAGGCAAATCGAAGGGTAATGTTGACCCGAAGAGTCCTTGGGGTATGCCG GCGAAATCCGGTTACAAGACCCGTCCCAAGTggaagatcaacaaggctGTGGTTCATCCCAGAGAGCGCAACCAGGGCAAGCGTCGTCGTGGATACCACTAA
- a CDS encoding putative C6 transcription factor Prf (COG:K;~EggNog:ENOG410PMB5;~InterPro:IPR036864,IPR007219,IPR001138;~PFAM:PF00172,PF04082;~go_function: GO:0000981 - DNA-binding transcription factor activity, RNA polymerase II-specific [Evidence IEA];~go_function: GO:0003677 - DNA binding [Evidence IEA];~go_function: GO:0008270 - zinc ion binding [Evidence IEA];~go_process: GO:0006351 - transcription, DNA-templated [Evidence IEA];~go_process: GO:0006355 - regulation of transcription, DNA-templated [Evidence IEA]), producing MADNANRLPGQTQASPSQPQLSAAHEEAAPIAAENHNPNSHYIPRPKRIACVLCRRRKLRCDGKRPSCGTCSRLGHECIFDEVRKKSGPKRGYVKQLEARLAQVETLLRNQGAQVQQSQGNSPIASVITHSAGAPGISPQDGVHMQSPEGEADPISSTPTSYHAGAASSDNPQGSLISLGLEEPLPTQEVIDELTAIYFKKIHPRLPMIHRPRYLAAASLAPASRPPICLQYMIWCHAASVTDKYSSLHSIFYERARKYAELDELEGLGERVVSISHCQTWVLIGTYEFKMMFLPRAWLSVGKAARLATMLGLCGIDEDGLNVKQTLPPSKDWSEKEERRRVFWMAFCLDRYASVGTGWPVSFDERDIFTNLPASEESFIDNNPQQTGRLADILITGNISTMSTFARVVILACMFGKNVAHLHRPDPQDNEHDLTGLYWQRHRAFDNLLLHFALSMPSHLRLTVLTTDPNIIFCNMAIHTATICLHQGAIFVAEKNKMPEQIATESKRRCILAADQISNIMKMIIHLDLSVMDPFMAFCIYVAARVFIQYLKFRPSDSAARSSLQFAFSALDAFKEKNPLAEPFVMQLELDIGGTAFGDVRASKTMCIASHIPTCANNTQTANQSRGQDDNTTPDHAQRTSGSTPTEYASQQTTTETPPGRPSKTIHSGSVTSNHAAPTRNGNNIPNLDTNMSSTSNGNANTHQSTNSIPSHLASTQNNLAYLGPATYPSSTQVPIQPELFSPSVFAPFQYGTNTVFPNQSTQLDPTRSGNPLTTDPTWNTTQNPIPDLGDGDLVNNSSNGPEALSDAPWALLASGGWESWQGLNFMP from the exons ATGGCTGATAATGCCAATCGTCTACCAGGGCAGACTCAAGCTTCTCCATCCCAGCCACAGCTGAGTGCAGCGCATGAAGAGGCAGCGCCGATTGCCGCAGAGAATCACAATCCAAACAGCCATTATATTCCCCGCCCTAAGCGTATCGCATGCGTTCTTTGCCGAAGGAGGAAATTAAGATGCGATGGAAAGAGACCCAGTTGCGGGACATGCTCTCGGTTAGGTCATGAATGCATATTCGATGAAGTGCGCAAGAAAAGCGGCCCAAAGCGGGGTTATGTGAAGCAGCTAGAAGCACGTCTGG CCCAGGTCGAAACTCTACTTAGAAATCAAGGAGCACAAGTACAGCAAAGCCAGGGCAATAGTCCTATTGCTTCAGTGATAACCCATTCGGCTGGCGCGCCCGGTATCTCTCCCCAGGATGGTGTTCATATGCAGTCTCCGGAGGGAGAGGCCGATCCTATCTCTTCGACTCCCACATCGTATCATGCaggagcagcaagcagcgaTAATCCCCAAGGTAGCTTGATAAGCCTGGGGCTGGAAGAACCCCTTCCCACGCAGGAGGTTATTGATGAGCT GACTGCgatatatttcaagaagATACATCCTCGACTTCCCATGATTCACCGCCCAAGGTATTTGGCAGCTGCAAGCCTTGCTCCTGCCTCACGGCCTCCTATATGCTTACAGTACATGATTTGGTGCCATGCGGCGTCTGTCACGGACAAGTACTCCAGTCTTCACAGTATTTTCTACGAGCGAGCTCGTAAGTACGCCGAATTGGACGAGTTAGAAGGTCTTGGTGAGCGTGTGGTGTCTATCTCACATTGTCAGACCTGGGTACTCATCGGCACATATGAGTTCAAAATGATGTTTCTTCCTCGAGCGTGGCTGAGTGTTGGAAAAGCTGCCAGATTGGCGACGATGCTAGGTCTATGTGGTATAGATGAAGATGGTCTCAACGTCAAACAGACCTTGCCACCTTCCAAGGACTGGTCtgaaaaagaagagcgaAGGAGAGTATTTTGGATGGCTTTCTGTCTCGATAGATACGCAAGTGTCGGTACTGGATGGCCTGTCTCGTTTGATGAAAGAGAT ATCTTCACGAATCTTCCAGCGTCTGAGGAATCATTCATCGATAACAACCCGCAACAGACTGGTCGTCTCGCAGACATACTGATAACCGGGAATATTTCCACAATGTCTACTTTTGCACGAGTCGTGATATTAGCTTGCATGTTTGGGAAGAATGTCGCACATCTGCATCGTCCTGATCCCCAAGATAATGAACATGATCTCACTGGACTGTACTGGCAGCGGCACCGTGCCTTTGATAATCTCCTACTCCACTTTGCGCTCTCCATGCCGAGTCATCTGCGGCTGACAGTCTTGACGACCGACCCGAACATTATATTCTGCAACATGGCTATTCACACAGCAACGATTTGTCTGCATCAAGGGGCAATATTCGTAGCGGAAAAGAACAAAATGCCAGAGCAGATCGCCACCGAGAGTAAGCGACGGTGTATACTAGCTGCCGATCAAATCTCCAACataatgaagatgatcatTCATCTAGATCTGAGTGTT ATGGACCCATTCATGGCGTTTTGTATCTACGTGGCCGCGCGGGTCTTTATCCAATACCTGAAATTTCGCCCCAGTGACTCCGCTGCACGTTCATCTCTACAATTTGCCTTTTCTGCCCTCGATGCCttcaaagaaaaaaatccGCTAGCAGAACCATTCGTCATGCAACTTGAACTTGATATTGGTGGAACTGCCTTTGGAGATGTTCGCGCTTCGAAAACGATGTGTATCGCGTCCCATATACCG ACTTGCGCGAACAATACACAAACTGCAAACCAATCAAGAGGCCAGGACGACAATACAACCCCGGATCACGCTCAAAGGACTTCTGGATCCACGCCCACTGAATATGCAAGTCAACAGACTACCACTGAAACGCCACCAGGCCGACCAAGCAAAACAATTCACAGCGGCTCTGTAACATCCAATCATGCAGCACCGACCAGAAATGGCAATAATATTCCAAATTTGGATACGAACATGTCTTCTACATCCAACGGGAACGCCAACACCCACCAGTCAACCAACTCCATACCCTCACACCTAGCTTCCACTCAGAACAACCTCGCCTACTTGGGACCAGCGACATACCCCTCATCCACACAAGTCCCTATACAGCCAGAACTATTCTCCCCCAGTGTCTTCGCTCCGTTCCAATACGGAACCAACACTGTCTTTCCCAACCAGTCAACTCAGCTCGATCCCACGAGATCCGGAAACCCCCTCACTACCGATCCTACATGGAATACCACACAGAATCCTATACCTGACCTAGGCGATGGAGACCTAGTCAATAATTCGTCTAATGGCCCCGAAGCTCTCAGCGATGCTCCGTGGGCATTACTCGCCTCAGGAGGCTGGGAGTCATGGCAAGGGTTGAACTTCATGCCTTGA
- a CDS encoding WD repeat-containing protein (COG:S;~EggNog:ENOG410PJKX;~InterPro:IPR024977,IPR040132,IPR015943,IPR001680, IPR019775,IPR020472,IPR036322,IPR017986;~PFAM:PF12894,PF00400;~go_function: GO:0005515 - protein binding [Evidence IEA];~go_process: GO:0006406 - mRNA export from nucleus [Evidence IEA]), with translation MAPPRRNLLPKDRFGLAFGGLKTQNYHDPAARGPGSHTIRTIAWNPTGQLIATGSADRTLRIWNPERSQVKYSTELRGHTAGIEKVVFNPVRDSELASCSTDGTVRVWDVRSKTCVSRLDVGGEAFTLSWSADGRVMIVGRKVSEHPRAQRRCAQHQELHNSQNVQYLQDDTLIPISVESPSTPTIHPDGPPNAAATQQQQKPTFTPSIYTALEPHPQPIQTNATTFSHHISTPSSPDLHLFATTGEGTVKIISYPSFDVLHTLHAHTSACLSISLAPTGRYLAVGGSDALISLWDTTDWICKRTVSSNNGGAVRGVSWSFDGRFICGACDEVGCGGNGLEIFHAETGESVHTVPTGGNANSGIPAVAWHPSRYWLAYSTTADGSGPGGLRIVGAAGGNL, from the exons CCTGGTTCTCATAC AATTCGCACAATAGCATGGAACCCTACCGGCCAACTCATTGCCACCGGCTCTGCAGACCGTACCCTTCGAATCTGGAACCCTGAGCGCTCGCAAGTGAAATACTCCACCGAACTGCGCGGCCATACTGCTGGCATTGAGAAAGTCGTGTTTAACCCTGTTCGAGACTCCGAGCTGGCCAGCTGCTCCACCGATGGAACCGTTCGCGTTTGGGATGTCCGGTCAAAGACCTGCGTCAGTCGTCTAGACGTCGGAGGCGAGGCATTCACCCTGTCCTGGTCTGCTGATGGAAGGGTAATGATTGTTGGCAGGAAGGTGAGCGAACACCCACGAGCACAACGCAGATGCGCTCAACACCAGGAACTTCACAACTCACAAAATGTCCAATATCTGCAGGACGATACCCTCATACCCATCTCCGTCgaatccccatccaccccaaccatCCACCCAGACGGACCACCCAACGCCGCAGCAacgcaacagcaacaaaagCCCACCTTTACACCATCAATCTACACAGCTCTAGAaccacacccccaacccatccaaacTAACGCAACAACCTTCTCACACCACATCtccaccccttcctcccccgacCTCCACCTCTTCGCCACAACCGGCGAAGGCACCGTCAAGATCATCTCTTACCCGTCCTTTGACGTCCTTCACACCCTCCACGCCCACACTTCCGCCTGCCTTTCCATCTCCCTAGCACCCACAGGTCGCTACCTCGCCGTCGGGGGCAGCGACGCCCTCATCTCGCTATGGGATACAACAGACTGGATCTGCAAGCGCACTGTTTCGAGCAACAACGGTGGAGCCGTGCGCGGCGTGAGCTGGAGCTTCGACGGTAGATTCATCTGTGGTGCTTGTGACGAGGTAGGCTGTGGCGGTAATGGCTTGGAGATCTTCCATGCGGAAACGGGCGAGAGTGTTCATACCGTTCCTACGGGGGGCAATGCCAATTCGGGGATTCCGGCTGTCGCGTGGCATCCTTCGAGGTATTGGCTTGCGTATTCTACTACTGCGGATGGGTCGGGGCCGGGTGGATTGAGGATTGTAGGGGCTGCGGGTGGGAATTTGTAA